A DNA window from Ictalurus punctatus breed USDA103 chromosome 11, Coco_2.0, whole genome shotgun sequence contains the following coding sequences:
- the LOC108271585 gene encoding soluble scavenger receptor cysteine-rich domain-containing protein SSC5D, which yields MIVSMETDGSFSEGPTLTLLQSNDGVGAGLVEPEEAWLGFRATVSAVLLLELLLGVGGNLTVLVLYCGHCSLLESVSHAVTLSLHTLDLLLCLLCLPITAMLLLLGGASSPHHVLLCCLHESAATFASVGTALNLLLISLDRYDISVRPANRLLTPRRAAFLLAGVWVVSLTLPVLPFVEAGLGSGATDGAPVYSNSTLLCSQLVGTLQAHLFLQAPIFLCSLAVMLFTYSRILQALRIRIGHPARAQRGTTQLVRRPWQRRTRSARSPDRMTKTLSVSPPPLSTGPLVASDTITTVTMNTETNTPSVNTPLSPTPTATTPFVGSSLGAAPLSPMPTLSAVTTPLNNNPNASTINTPLHPTRSIPLNPNPTISTMTTHLNHNPTTPTRMTHLNPNPITSTITILLNQNPTTSTVSFPLNANPAASTITTHLNPNPTTSTTITHISPNPATSTLSFPPIPNPNPTTNTPTSTISFPLNPNPITFTITIPLNPNSTKSTISIPLNPNPAARTKTTHLNPNQITPTINTHLNPNPATSTLSFPLNPNPTLSTIFVSPNLSPSTSSPTIPPSHNPVASTTTTPLNPSPSISTITTTLKHTASSTALPLNPSPTISTTPLSPTATHAPPSVGVGASVSAILALRRAVRRHRDRRERQKRVFRMSVIIVLSFLLCWAPLSITPLLHLAIGPSDWLEHLRVCFLVLAYWTVVLHPLLYAFTRQKLRKVLHTRLRRLRNKNNNTHTIARTKQRNQRKHRANCSDATDRCLMETVRE from the coding sequence ATGATTGTTTCCATGGAGACAGATGGCAGCTTTTCCGAGGGCCCCACACTAACGCTCCTACAGTCAAATGACGGTGTGGGGGCGGGGCTTGTCGAGCCAGAGGAGGCGTGGCTCGGCTTCCGGGCCACCGTGAGTGCTGTGCTGCTATTGGAGTTGCTGCTCGGCGTGGGCGGCAACCTGACGGTGTTGGTGTTGTACTGCGGCCACTGCAGCCTTCTGGAGTCGGTCAGCCATGCTGTCACACTCAGCCTGCACACGCTTGACCTGTTACTCTGTCTGCTCTGCCTGCCCATCACTGCAATGCTCCTCCTTCTGGGTGGAGCCTCCAGCCCTCACCACGTCCTGCTCTGCTGTCTCCACGAATCAGCAGCCACCTTCGCCAGTGTAGGAACTGCACTCAACCTGCTGCTCATTAGCCTCGATCGCTACGACATCAGCGTCCGTCCAGCCAATCGTCTGCTTACACCACGGAGAGCAGCGTTTTTGCTAGCTGGAGTGTGGGTGGTGTCTTTAACCTTGCCAGTCTTGCCATTTGTAGAGGCAGGTCTTGGCTCTGGGGCAACAGATGGAGCACCTGTTTACTCAAATAGCACCTTGTTGTGTTCCCAACTGGTAGGGACTCTACAAGCTCATCTCTTTCTGCAGGCTCCCATCTTCCTGTGCTCACTGGCTGTAATGCTGTTTACTTACTCACGCATCCTGCAGGCCCTGCGCATTCGCATCGGACATCCGGCCAGAGCGCAAAGAGGCACCACGCAACTTGTCCGGCGCCCATGGCAGCGTCGTACGAGGTCTGCAAGGTCACCCGATCGCATGACAAAGACTTTATCTGTATCTCCTCCTCCCCTCTCCACTGGACCGCTTGTGGCCTCAGACACCATTACCACGGTGACTATGAACACAGAGACCAACACACCATCAGTGAACACTCCACTGAGTCCAACCCCCACTGCAACCACACCCTTTGTCGGCTCATCACTGGGGGCAGCGCCTTTGAGTCCTATGCCTACACTGTCCGCTGTAACCACACCTCTAAACAATAACCCAAATGCTTCCACCATCAACACCCCTCTACACCCCACAAGATCCATACCACTAAACCCTAATCCAACTATATCCACCATGACCACCCATCTAAACCATAACCCAACTACACCCACCAGAATGACCCATCTAAACCCCAACCCCATTACATCCACCATAACCATACTGTTAAACCAGAACCCAACAACATCCACCGTATCCTTCCCTCTAAACGCTAACCCAGCTGCATCCACCATCACCACTCATCTAAACCCCAACCCTACTACATCCACCACAATCACCCATATAAGCCCTAATCCAGCTACATCCACCCTATCCTTCCCTCCAATCCCTAACCCAAATCCAACTACTAACACACCTACATCCACCATATCCTTTCCTCTAAATCCTAACCCCATTACATTCACCATAACCATACCGTTAAACCCGAACTCAACTAAATCCACCATATCCATCCCTCTAAACCCTAACCCAGCTGCACGCACCAAAACCACTCATCTAAACCCTAACCAAATTACACCCACCATAAACACCCATCTAAACCCTAACCCAGCTACATCCACCCTATCCTTCCCTCTAAACCCTAACCCAACTTTATCCACCATATTTGTATCTCCAAACCTAAGCCCATCTACCTCCAGCCCAACTATACCTCCAAGCCATAACCCAGTGGCATCCACCACAACCACACCTCTAAACCCCAGCCCCTCTATATCCACCATAAccacaactcttaagcatactGCATCATCCACAGCCTTGCCACTTAATCCCAGTCCAACCATATCCACCACACCATTAAGTCCCACTGCTACTCATGCCCCACCCAGTGTTGGTGTTGGGGCCTCAGTGTCAGCCATCTTGGCTCTGCGCCGTGCCGTGAGACGTCACAGAGACCGAAGGGAACGTCAGAAACGTGTCTTCCGCATGTCCGTCATCATTGTCCTCTCTTTCCTGCTGTGCTGGGCTCCTCTGTCCATTACACCACTCCTACATCTGGCCATCGGAccctctgattggctggagcACCTCAGGGTCTGCTTCCTAGTGCTTGCCTACTGGACAGTGGTGCTTCATCCGCTGCTGTATGCATTCACACGGCAGAAACTGCGCAAAGTCCTGCACACACGTCTGCGCAGGCTAcgcaacaagaacaacaacacacacaccatcgcTCGGACAAAGCAGAGGAATCAGCGCAAGCATAGGGCAAACTGCAGCGACGCTACCGACCGCTGTCTGATGGAGACTGTCCGTGAGTGA